One Candidatus Sulfurimonas baltica DNA segment encodes these proteins:
- a CDS encoding cbb3-type cytochrome c oxidase N-terminal domain-containing protein codes for MNKLYLGGIIFAAVMILLTYLSVGGSEGGLNGDIVNILAVTGAIALVIITVFVVIKYVRQMQTDTADGQLAEESWDGIGEYLNELPMGWAVMFLILMVWGMWYMTIGYPVNAYSQIGEYNEDTAAHNAKFEAKYADITGSRLVEMGESVYLAECKVCHGISADGIDGKAANLNKRISASSVKYAIENGSDNYLLDPKQSTPMPDRNGLLNSNSGALITDGEINMVSFYVANGMSGEGADIFAGTCAMCHGADGMGIENVAPSIATFTTSLVVDVLLHGKKGIIGEMPKFERLNAKQKEAVGAYISSLNK; via the coding sequence ATGAATAAGCTTTATCTTGGGGGAATTATCTTTGCTGCTGTGATGATACTGTTGACTTACTTGTCAGTAGGTGGTTCAGAGGGTGGTTTAAATGGTGATATCGTCAATATTCTTGCAGTTACCGGCGCAATAGCACTAGTAATAATTACAGTTTTTGTTGTAATCAAGTATGTTCGTCAAATGCAAACAGACACTGCAGATGGGCAGTTGGCTGAAGAGAGTTGGGATGGTATCGGTGAATACTTAAATGAGTTGCCTATGGGTTGGGCTGTTATGTTCTTAATACTTATGGTTTGGGGAATGTGGTATATGACCATTGGTTATCCTGTAAATGCATATTCACAAATTGGTGAGTATAATGAAGATACGGCAGCTCACAATGCCAAATTTGAAGCAAAATATGCTGATATAACCGGCAGTAGATTGGTAGAGATGGGTGAATCTGTATATTTGGCTGAGTGTAAAGTTTGTCACGGAATCAGTGCTGATGGTATTGATGGCAAAGCAGCTAATCTTAATAAAAGAATTAGTGCAAGTTCAGTTAAGTATGCAATAGAAAATGGCTCTGACAACTATTTGCTAGACCCTAAGCAGTCAACGCCGATGCCAGATCGTAATGGTCTTCTCAATAGCAACAGCGGCGCTCTGATTACGGATGGAGAGATTAATATGGTCTCTTTTTATGTTGCAAACGGTATGAGTGGAGAGGGTGCTGATATATTTGCCGGAACTTGTGCCATGTGTCACGGTGCTGATGGAATGGGTATTGAAAATGTTGCTCCAAGCATTGCAACGTTTACAACTAGTCTTGTTGTGGATGTTCTGCTTCACGGCAAAAAAGGTATTATTGGCGAAATGCCTAAATTTGAGAGACTTAACGCTAAACAAAAAGAGGCTGTTGGTGCATATATCAGCAGCTTGAATAAATAA
- a CDS encoding CcoQ/FixQ family Cbb3-type cytochrome c oxidase assembly chaperone: MDIAQIQAYGYFALITILVIALYAYIYHLYTKRKDADGIDYESFSNMALKDDIDDTPVSPMSDDEVPLEGRIKRNRRDI; this comes from the coding sequence GTGGATATTGCACAAATTCAAGCTTATGGATATTTTGCTCTAATAACTATTTTGGTTATAGCTCTTTATGCATATATATATCATTTATATACAAAAAGAAAAGATGCAGATGGAATAGACTATGAGAGTTTTAGCAATATGGCACTCAAAGATGATATAGATGATACTCCGGTGTCACCTATGTCTGATGACGAGGTGCCCCTTGAGGGTAGAATAAAGAGAAATAGGAGAGATATATGA
- the ccoO gene encoding cytochrome-c oxidase, cbb3-type subunit II, producing the protein MFHWLEKHPFFFAVGVFVVIAFAGLVEILPNFAQASRPVIGTAPYSTLELAGRHVYIKNSCNACHSQLVRPFKSETDRYGHYSLSGEYAYDRPFLWGSKRTGPDLMRVGNYRTTDWHENHMKDPASVVPGSIMPAYKWMFTNKADIDTAYAEQLTVAQFFSVPYNKEVPMKDGSKKVVKMGSSVADANDLALAEAKVIAADMKDQDVKDAVANGDIPEIVALIAYMNSLQ; encoded by the coding sequence ATGTTTCATTGGTTAGAAAAACATCCGTTCTTTTTTGCGGTAGGTGTATTCGTAGTAATTGCTTTTGCTGGTTTAGTAGAAATATTACCAAATTTTGCTCAAGCATCTCGTCCTGTAATCGGTACAGCTCCATACTCTACATTAGAGTTGGCGGGTCGTCACGTTTATATTAAAAATAGTTGTAATGCATGTCACTCACAGCTTGTTCGTCCGTTTAAATCAGAGACTGACCGTTATGGTCACTACTCTTTAAGTGGTGAGTATGCTTATGATCGTCCTTTTCTTTGGGGCTCTAAAAGAACAGGTCCAGACTTAATGCGCGTTGGTAATTATAGAACTACTGACTGGCATGAAAATCATATGAAAGATCCAGCTTCTGTGGTTCCGGGCTCTATTATGCCCGCTTACAAATGGATGTTTACAAATAAGGCTGATATAGATACTGCTTATGCAGAGCAACTAACTGTTGCACAGTTCTTCTCAGTTCCGTATAACAAAGAAGTTCCTATGAAAGACGGCTCTAAAAAAGTTGTTAAAATGGGAAGCAGTGTCGCCGATGCAAACGATTTAGCCTTAGCTGAAGCAAAAGTGATAGCGGCGGATATGAAAGATCAAGATGTAAAAGATGCAGTAGCTAACGGAGATATTCCTGAGATAGTTGCTCTTATTGCTTACATGAACAGTCTTCAATAA
- the ccoN gene encoding cytochrome-c oxidase, cbb3-type subunit I: MENRPLEYDYTVAKMFMFTTVILGIVGMLVGVILAFQLAYPGLNLFLGDGLAEYTNFSRLRPLHTDAVIFGFTLSGIFATWYYVGQRVLKVSMAESRVLMFLGKLHFWLYLVVVASVVISLLAGVTTSKEYAEFEWPIDIAVVVVWVVFGLSMFGLIGMRREKSLYISIWYYIATFLGIAMLYLFNNMEIPTILGTSAAGESGIGAWYHSVSMYAGTNDALVQWWYGHNAVAFGFTVPIVAMIYYFLPKESGQAIYSYKLSLLSFWGLMFVYLWAGGHHLLYSTVPDWVQTMGSIFSVILILPSWGSAINMLLTMKGEWQQVAASPLIKFMVLGSTFYMFSTLEGPIQAIKSVNAIAHFTDWIVGHVHDGVLGWVGFMIMAALFHMAPRVFKREIYSKSLMAAQFWIQTLGVVLYFTSMWIAGITQGMMWRAHDEFGNLAYSFIDTVTVLHPYYAIRGVGGLLYLVGFLMFAYNMYKTMSSRRVEESELQNASPMGA, from the coding sequence ATGGAGAATCGTCCATTAGAGTACGACTATACAGTTGCTAAGATGTTCATGTTTACAACAGTTATTTTAGGAATTGTTGGCATGTTAGTAGGTGTAATTTTAGCTTTTCAACTTGCTTATCCCGGGCTTAATTTATTTCTGGGGGACGGTTTAGCTGAATACACTAATTTTAGTCGTCTTCGTCCACTGCACACAGATGCGGTAATTTTTGGTTTTACACTTAGTGGTATTTTTGCTACTTGGTATTATGTTGGTCAGCGTGTATTAAAAGTATCAATGGCAGAGTCTAGAGTATTGATGTTTTTGGGTAAATTACACTTTTGGCTCTATTTGGTGGTAGTCGCTTCGGTTGTTATATCACTATTAGCAGGTGTTACTACTTCAAAAGAGTATGCTGAATTTGAGTGGCCAATTGATATTGCTGTAGTAGTGGTATGGGTCGTATTTGGCTTAAGTATGTTCGGTCTTATCGGTATGCGCCGTGAAAAGTCACTATATATATCTATTTGGTATTACATTGCTACATTCCTAGGTATAGCTATGCTTTATCTATTTAACAATATGGAGATACCTACAATTTTAGGTACATCTGCTGCTGGCGAAAGTGGGATTGGTGCTTGGTACCATTCTGTTTCTATGTATGCAGGCACTAATGATGCACTTGTTCAGTGGTGGTATGGACACAATGCTGTTGCCTTTGGTTTTACGGTTCCTATTGTTGCCATGATTTACTACTTTTTACCAAAAGAGTCTGGTCAAGCGATTTATTCTTATAAGCTATCTTTACTCTCTTTTTGGGGCTTAATGTTCGTTTATTTATGGGCTGGCGGTCATCACCTTCTATATTCAACAGTTCCAGACTGGGTACAGACAATGGGTTCAATTTTCTCTGTCATCTTAATCTTGCCATCATGGGGTTCAGCTATTAATATGCTTCTTACGATGAAGGGTGAGTGGCAGCAGGTTGCAGCATCTCCTCTTATAAAGTTTATGGTTCTAGGTTCAACTTTTTACATGTTCTCAACATTAGAAGGTCCGATTCAAGCAATAAAATCAGTTAACGCGATTGCACACTTTACCGACTGGATTGTTGGTCACGTGCATGATGGTGTTCTTGGATGGGTCGGCTTTATGATTATGGCTGCACTCTTTCATATGGCTCCACGTGTGTTTAAAAGAGAGATTTACTCTAAATCTCTTATGGCGGCACAGTTCTGGATTCAAACATTAGGCGTTGTTTTATACTTCACCTCTATGTGGATTGCAGGTATTACTCAAGGTATGATGTGGCGTGCTCATGATGAATTTGGTAACTTAGCTTACTCTTTCATTGATACGGTAACTGTTCTTCATCCTTACTACGCTATACGTGGCGTGGGTGGTTTATTGTATCTTGTTGGTTTCTTGATGTTTGCTTATAACATGTATAAAACTATGTCTTCTCGCAGAGTTGAAGAGTCTGAGCTTCAAAACGCATCGCCTATGGGCGCATAA
- the carA gene encoding glutamine-hydrolyzing carbamoyl-phosphate synthase small subunit — protein MKKAFLYLENGTFLEASSFGAEDTIVGEIVFNTSMSGYQEIMSDPSYAGQFVTFTAPEIGNVGVNAQDMESKGAHAKGMLVRKYQKRYSNFRAENSLDAFLKEHNVMGICDIDTRYLTKMLRDEGAMMMVASTEISDKDELKKILQNSPRIEEINYIDIVSTKEAYKHTQSTYAEKIGFDFDKAPEVQANIVVIDFGVKTNILNEIVSAGIGVEVIPNDFSADNLISRYNSKEIDGVFLSNGPGDPLVLKKEQEQIKKLIAAKIPIFGICLGHQLLSISHGYDTYKLKFGHHGGNHPVKNEKTGLVEITAQNHNYNVPDNIIEVAKVTHTNLFDNTIEGLKYNDSPIFSVQHHPESSPGPKESRYIFNEFLSLIKR, from the coding sequence ATGAAAAAAGCTTTTTTATATCTTGAGAACGGAACTTTCTTAGAGGCAAGCAGCTTTGGTGCAGAAGATACAATAGTCGGTGAAATTGTTTTTAACACATCTATGAGTGGATATCAGGAGATTATGTCTGATCCATCTTATGCTGGACAGTTTGTAACTTTTACTGCGCCAGAAATTGGAAATGTCGGAGTAAATGCTCAAGACATGGAGAGCAAAGGCGCTCACGCCAAGGGTATGTTAGTTAGAAAATATCAAAAAAGATATTCTAACTTCAGAGCAGAAAACTCTTTGGATGCATTTTTAAAAGAGCATAATGTAATGGGTATTTGTGATATTGATACGAGGTACTTAACTAAGATGTTAAGAGATGAGGGTGCTATGATGATGGTAGCATCTACTGAGATTAGTGACAAAGATGAGTTGAAAAAGATTTTGCAAAATTCTCCTCGTATTGAAGAAATTAATTATATAGATATAGTAAGCACAAAAGAGGCTTATAAACATACTCAGTCAACTTATGCAGAAAAAATCGGTTTTGATTTTGATAAGGCTCCCGAAGTTCAAGCAAATATAGTTGTAATTGATTTTGGTGTTAAAACAAATATATTAAACGAGATTGTAAGTGCCGGGATTGGTGTTGAAGTAATTCCAAATGATTTTTCAGCCGATAATCTTATAAGCAGATACAACTCTAAAGAAATTGACGGTGTATTTCTGTCAAATGGACCTGGTGACCCTTTGGTGCTTAAAAAAGAGCAAGAGCAGATTAAAAAACTTATAGCTGCAAAAATTCCAATATTTGGGATCTGTCTTGGGCATCAACTACTCTCTATCTCTCATGGGTATGACACATACAAGCTCAAATTTGGTCATCATGGTGGAAATCATCCTGTAAAAAATGAGAAAACAGGCTTGGTTGAGATTACAGCGCAAAATCATAACTATAATGTTCCTGACAATATAATTGAAGTTGCAAAAGTTACCCATACAAATCTTTTTGACAACACCATAGAGGGTTTGAAATATAATGACTCTCCAATATTCTCTGTTCAACATCATCCAGAGTCAAGTCCTGGACCAAAAGAGAGCAGATATATCTTCAATGAGTTTTTATCTTTAATAAAAAGATAA
- a CDS encoding DUF507 family protein, protein MKISLKAIPHISSKIAIDLNKSGVVTITKGLEFVAKEAEKILIHNVNQELALEEKVNDICEDNEEEIEFNLVDERQLFFMIKKKLAPEFGIILNYEERYSDLSHKILDELYEEDLIHFEVTENRIKNIIYNAITSFIAEASELDTAIMDKIKTYKKRYIPGTDEFDILYEKLYREELTKRGME, encoded by the coding sequence ATGAAAATATCACTAAAAGCTATCCCTCATATATCCAGTAAAATTGCAATTGACCTAAACAAGAGCGGTGTTGTTACTATTACAAAAGGTCTTGAATTTGTTGCTAAAGAAGCTGAAAAGATATTGATTCACAACGTAAATCAAGAGCTTGCACTAGAAGAAAAAGTTAATGATATCTGCGAAGATAACGAAGAAGAAATTGAGTTTAACCTTGTTGATGAAAGACAACTTTTCTTTATGATAAAGAAAAAACTCGCACCTGAGTTTGGAATTATCTTAAACTATGAAGAGCGTTATTCAGACCTTTCTCATAAAATTTTAGATGAACTTTATGAAGAAGATTTGATTCATTTTGAAGTGACAGAAAACAGAATAAAAAATATTATCTATAATGCAATTACCTCTTTTATTGCAGAGGCTTCAGAATTAGATACTGCAATTATGGATAAAATTAAAACTTATAAAAAAAGATATATTCCAGGCACAGATGAGTTTGATATTTTATATGAAAAACTTTATCGTGAGGAATTAACAAAAAGAGGTATGGAGTAA
- a CDS encoding MotE family protein, which produces MKIILLFILVLSPLISLETSDKLFECTEIFKARKSELLIELERIDEQKQALSALKSATEELLVKREVKLSQEEEVVNRKLTEISSKEESIKKMLQRNEQVLKETKNIKTDKIAQTFAKMKDASAANILSDMKPDEAASILSSLKPKTVGKILTKMDSKKASELTILLIK; this is translated from the coding sequence TTGAAAATTATATTATTATTTATACTGGTACTTTCACCTCTTATATCTCTTGAGACAAGTGATAAACTTTTTGAATGTACAGAAATTTTTAAAGCAAGAAAAAGTGAACTTCTTATTGAACTTGAGAGAATTGATGAGCAAAAGCAAGCACTCAGTGCTCTTAAATCAGCAACAGAAGAGTTACTTGTAAAGAGAGAGGTAAAACTCTCTCAAGAAGAGGAAGTTGTTAATAGAAAACTAACAGAAATCTCATCCAAGGAAGAGTCAATAAAGAAAATGCTTCAAAGAAATGAGCAAGTTTTAAAAGAGACAAAAAATATAAAAACTGATAAAATTGCTCAAACATTTGCAAAAATGAAAGATGCCTCTGCTGCAAATATACTCTCAGATATGAAACCAGATGAAGCAGCTTCTATTCTTAGTTCCCTTAAGCCAAAGACGGTTGGAAAGATTTTAACAAAGATGGATTCTAAAAAAGCCTCAGAACTTACTATACTTTTAATAAAATAA
- a CDS encoding flagellar export protein FliJ — translation MKTRFSSLVKLKKNNMQKSEQVVQKANADLNSAVMALEISYSSLEGLESPKSGRMCDMLAARTLLDSQRVIIQHSSEWVGFAKSQVSQAKEQLKLDTIEYEKFNYLEIQEIKKEIKKIKIQEAKDLDEIALMTHGQNK, via the coding sequence GTGAAGACTCGCTTTAGTTCATTAGTAAAACTAAAAAAAAACAATATGCAAAAAAGTGAGCAAGTTGTACAAAAAGCAAATGCTGACCTCAATAGTGCTGTAATGGCACTTGAAATCTCTTACAGCTCTTTAGAGGGCCTAGAATCTCCAAAAAGCGGAAGAATGTGTGACATGTTGGCAGCAAGAACCCTTCTTGACTCACAAAGAGTAATAATTCAACATAGCAGTGAGTGGGTCGGTTTTGCAAAAAGCCAAGTCTCTCAGGCAAAAGAACAATTAAAGCTGGATACTATAGAATATGAAAAATTCAATTATTTAGAAATTCAAGAGATAAAAAAAGAGATAAAAAAAATAAAAATACAAGAGGCAAAAGATTTAGATGAAATTGCCTTGATGACTCATGGTCAAAACAAATAG
- a CDS encoding adenylosuccinate synthase — protein MMKADLIVGIQWGDEGKGKIVDRLAKEYDMVCRSQGGHNAGHTIWVDGIKFALHLIPSGVLNPKAINVIGNGVVLSPEALIKEMKQFEGLEGRLFISDKAHLNLPYHALIDQAKERLKGEKAIGTTGKGIGPAYSDKINRVGFRVGELLNPPKLCSMILEYFEQNRAIFDIYEIPTPSADELFIEIEGYREKLAPFITDTTQMVWKALDEENKRVLLEGAQGTMLDIDHGTYPYVTSSATVSAGACTGLGLNPKDIGKVIGIVKAYCTRVGNGPFPSEDFGEDGKRLGKQGNEFGTTTGRARRCGWFDAVATRHASRLNGCDELALMKLDVLDGFDEVKVCIAYELDGKEIDYIPANLEDVVPIYKTFKGWNNSVGARTLEELPQSARDYIKVIEEISKTKVGIISTSPERDDTIIL, from the coding sequence ATGATGAAAGCAGATTTAATAGTAGGTATACAGTGGGGCGATGAGGGAAAAGGAAAGATAGTTGATAGACTTGCAAAAGAGTATGACATGGTTTGTAGAAGCCAAGGTGGGCACAATGCTGGTCATACTATCTGGGTTGATGGTATAAAGTTTGCACTTCATTTAATCCCTTCAGGTGTTTTAAATCCAAAAGCTATAAATGTCATAGGTAACGGTGTTGTTCTCTCTCCAGAAGCTCTCATTAAAGAGATGAAGCAGTTTGAAGGTTTAGAGGGACGTCTTTTTATCTCTGACAAAGCTCACTTAAACCTTCCGTATCATGCACTTATTGATCAAGCAAAAGAGAGACTAAAGGGTGAAAAAGCAATTGGTACTACCGGCAAAGGGATAGGACCTGCATACTCAGACAAAATCAATCGTGTTGGATTTAGAGTTGGGGAGTTGTTAAATCCCCCTAAACTGTGTTCAATGATTTTAGAGTATTTTGAGCAAAATAGAGCAATTTTTGATATTTACGAAATTCCTACACCAAGTGCAGATGAGCTGTTTATTGAGATAGAAGGGTATAGAGAAAAACTAGCACCTTTTATTACTGATACAACTCAGATGGTTTGGAAAGCACTTGATGAAGAGAATAAGAGAGTTTTACTTGAGGGTGCTCAAGGAACAATGTTAGATATAGATCATGGAACATACCCATATGTAACTTCAAGTGCAACTGTAAGTGCCGGTGCCTGTACAGGGCTTGGACTTAACCCAAAAGATATTGGCAAGGTTATCGGAATTGTAAAAGCTTACTGTACTCGTGTAGGTAATGGACCTTTCCCAAGTGAAGATTTTGGAGAAGACGGAAAAAGATTGGGTAAACAAGGTAACGAGTTTGGAACAACTACTGGTCGTGCAAGACGTTGTGGTTGGTTTGATGCAGTAGCAACAAGACATGCAAGCCGTCTAAATGGTTGTGACGAGTTAGCTCTTATGAAACTAGATGTTTTAGATGGTTTTGATGAAGTTAAAGTTTGTATTGCATATGAACTTGATGGAAAAGAGATAGATTATATCCCAGCAAATTTAGAGGATGTAGTGCCAATTTACAAGACCTTTAAAGGTTGGAACAACTCTGTTGGTGCAAGAACATTAGAGGAACTTCCTCAATCTGCAAGAGACTATATAAAAGTTATTGAAGAAATTTCTAAAACAAAAGTAGGTATCATATCCACTTCTCCAGAGAGAGACGATACAATAATACTTTGA
- a CDS encoding ATP phosphoribosyltransferase regulatory subunit, which produces MILEHEIPNGSKLYFGKSAKAKREIESVASTILSDNGFEEIVTPIFSYHQHLSIADEKKLVKVNDEKNNAISIRADSTIDVVRIIEKRLGRNTQHKKWFYIQPVFTYPTTEQYQVGVEFMDEKKLSSVLNIAVDIFEKLEVSPLIQISNMRIPHILVSMFDELTLDDFRHVNIEKFLNLKVEWLEKLVYLQHVEQVEELLEIVPAEIKTELLKMRELCFEIKCEKRVLAPMYYAKMLYYDELFFRAIDKNEVYARGGRYKNSEISSVGFAIYTDTLIETKVN; this is translated from the coding sequence ATGATTTTAGAGCATGAAATTCCTAACGGCTCAAAGCTTTACTTTGGTAAAAGTGCTAAAGCTAAAAGAGAGATAGAGAGTGTTGCTAGCACGATATTGAGCGATAATGGATTTGAGGAGATTGTTACCCCAATTTTCTCATATCACCAACATTTAAGTATTGCTGATGAGAAAAAGTTAGTAAAAGTAAATGATGAAAAGAACAATGCAATCTCTATTAGAGCTGACTCTACAATAGATGTGGTTCGCATAATTGAGAAAAGACTCGGTAGAAATACACAGCATAAAAAGTGGTTTTACATACAGCCAGTTTTCACTTATCCGACAACAGAGCAGTATCAGGTTGGTGTTGAGTTTATGGATGAAAAAAAATTATCAAGTGTTTTAAATATAGCAGTTGATATTTTTGAGAAGCTTGAAGTATCTCCGCTGATTCAGATTTCAAATATGAGAATACCTCACATATTGGTAAGTATGTTCGATGAGTTAACTTTAGATGATTTTAGACATGTTAATATAGAGAAATTTTTAAACTTAAAAGTTGAGTGGTTGGAAAAGCTTGTCTATCTTCAACATGTAGAACAAGTAGAAGAACTACTTGAAATAGTGCCAGCTGAAATAAAAACAGAACTTTTAAAAATGAGAGAGTTATGTTTTGAAATAAAGTGTGAAAAAAGAGTTTTGGCACCAATGTACTATGCAAAAATGCTCTATTATGATGAACTGTTTTTCAGGGCAATAGATAAAAATGAAGTGTATGCAAGAGGCGGAAGATATAAAAATTCAGAGATAAGTTCTGTAGGTTTTGCAATTTATACAGATACATTAATAGAAACAAAAGTGAACTAA
- a CDS encoding pyridoxal-phosphate-dependent aminotransferase family protein: MLLFTPGPTPVPQNVRNAMSDETMHHRTPEFEAIFEQTRKHLFNLFKSDEVVMLSSSGTGAMEAAVINLCHKTLLNVNSGKFGERFGKIAIAHGLGSVEIKNEWNTPVSIEAVVEAVKANSEIDAIAVQISESAGGLRHPVEELAKAIKKINPNIMIIADGITAVGVEKIDISNIDCLIAGSQKALMLPPGLSILGLSSLAIEKIGAGKGYYLNLASEIKNQRKNTTAYTAATTLIIGLLEVLETIEKDGGIDKLYETTALRAKAVESSLEALGLHVYPATPALSMTTIDDENASQIRKLLQEEFAVNVAGGQDHLNGKIFRINQMGLIPVYEMAWVVNSVELALAKLGRRVYDGTANKVFNEIYFEIGK; the protein is encoded by the coding sequence ATGTTACTTTTTACTCCTGGACCAACTCCAGTACCTCAAAATGTCCGCAACGCTATGAGCGATGAGACTATGCATCATCGTACACCAGAATTTGAAGCTATTTTTGAACAAACCAGAAAACATCTTTTTAATCTTTTTAAGAGTGATGAAGTAGTTATGTTAAGCTCTAGCGGCACAGGTGCTATGGAAGCAGCCGTTATAAATTTATGCCACAAGACACTTTTAAATGTAAACTCTGGAAAATTTGGAGAGCGATTTGGAAAGATTGCAATAGCGCACGGTCTTGGTAGTGTTGAGATAAAAAATGAGTGGAATACTCCTGTTAGCATTGAAGCAGTAGTTGAAGCTGTTAAAGCAAACAGTGAAATAGATGCTATCGCAGTTCAGATTAGTGAATCTGCAGGCGGTCTTCGTCACCCAGTAGAAGAGCTTGCAAAAGCTATAAAAAAGATAAATCCAAACATTATGATAATTGCTGATGGAATCACAGCAGTTGGTGTTGAAAAAATTGATATATCAAATATTGATTGTCTTATAGCAGGTAGCCAAAAGGCACTTATGCTTCCTCCGGGACTCTCTATTTTGGGCTTAAGCAGTTTGGCGATTGAAAAAATCGGCGCAGGAAAAGGTTACTATTTAAACCTTGCTTCAGAGATTAAAAATCAAAGAAAAAATACAACAGCATATACAGCTGCAACTACTTTGATTATTGGTCTTTTAGAAGTTTTAGAGACAATAGAAAAAGATGGTGGAATTGATAAACTTTATGAGACAACAGCTTTAAGGGCTAAAGCAGTAGAGAGTTCACTTGAAGCTCTTGGTCTACATGTATATCCTGCTACTCCTGCTTTATCAATGACAACAATTGATGATGAAAATGCTTCACAAATCAGAAAGCTTTTACAAGAAGAGTTTGCTGTAAATGTAGCCGGAGGACAAGACCACTTAAATGGAAAAATATTCCGCATTAACCAAATGGGTCTTATTCCTGTTTATGAGATGGCTTGGGTTGTAAACTCCGTAGAACTCGCTCTTGCAAAATTAGGGCGTAGAGTTTATGATGGAACAGCAAACAAAGTTTTTAATGAAATATATTTTGAGATTGGTAAATAG